The following coding sequences are from one Gossypium hirsutum isolate 1008001.06 chromosome A12, Gossypium_hirsutum_v2.1, whole genome shotgun sequence window:
- the LOC107930995 gene encoding pentatricopeptide repeat-containing protein At4g02750 produces the protein MPRRNPVSWAAMIAEYAQIGYSEKALRLFVDMKRDGERLNRSSFASALSTCAHIAALELGMQLHGQLVKAGYESGSFVGNTLLLMYCKCGVIEEACSAFEEIMEKDIFSWNTMISGYAIHGFGKEALKIFESMKAAGFKPDDTTMVGLLSACCHAGLVDRGMEYFYSMNQDYGKTAILQHYNCMVDLLGRADRLDEAQKLIRNMPFEPDAATWRALLGASRIHGNTKLAEMAADMIFEMETENAGRCVLLSNLYPASGRWDDVSKARLKIRDTGVEIAPGCSWLEV, from the exons ATGCCTCGACGTAATCCTGTTTCTTGGGCAGCAATGATTGCTGAGTATGCTCAAATTGGTTATAGTGAAAAGGCTTTACGCCTTTTCGTGGACATGAAAAGAGACGGAGAAAGGTTGAATAGGTCATCATTTGCATCTGCCTTGAGCACGTGTGCGCATATTGCTGCTTTAGAATTGGGGATGCAGTTGCATGGGCAGCTGGTCAAGGCAGGATATGAAAGTGGGTCCTTTGTTGGAAATACCCTGCTTTTAATGTACTGCAAGTGTGGAGTCATAGAAGAAGCTTGTAGTGCATTTGAAGAGATAATGGAGAAGGACATTTTCTCGTGGAATACAATGATTTCTGGTTATGCAATACATGGATTTGGTAAAGAGGCCCTAAAGATTTTCGAGTCAATGAAGGCTGCTGGTTTCAAACCAGACGATACAACTATg GTCGGACTACTGTCAGCTTGTTGTCATGCTGGCTTAGTGGATAGGGGCATGGAATATTTCTACTCGATGAACCAAGATTATGGTAAAACAGCAATTTTACAACACTATAATTGCATGGTTGATCTTCTTGGCCGAGCTGATCGATTGGATGAGGCCCAGAAGTTGATCAGAAACATGCCCTTTGAACCAGATGCAGCAACATGGCGTGCTTTACTTGGTGCAAGCAGAATTCATGGCAATACCAAATTAGCTGAAATGGCTGCGGATATGATTTTCGAAATGGAAACTGAGAATGCAGGAAGGTGTGTTCTTCTCTCAAATTTATATCCAGCTTCTGGTAGATGGGATGATGTTAGTAAGGCGCGATTGAAAATCAGGGATACCGGCGTGGAGATAGCACCAGGGTGTAGTTGGCTTGAGGTCTAG
- the LOC107931040 gene encoding protein SDA1 homolog isoform X2: MVSMVSGSAEPLSASGRSSEKLSLPSLQSKMKTDPEGYETELHLIRNQFYSALELFQQQAALNFSSISGVGADPTVAKDLSDRAMFLAHVTPFYPKQLAEFPSDLAAFLKSSARTLPSGLRFHATQAVILLVNRKTLDDRNLRKLAFSHVVHSIRRMNKNHKNEAKNRSLQNILFGLLQQDDEAKAKRSLITLCELHRRKVWFDERTANAICMACFHSSSRIMIAVLSFLLDYEKIENDDEDSDDLSSEDEMTQNPHVVISKETVYKAHHKGTAASKKKKKAKLQRAIRSMKRQQRLSSESSNCSYYSPLYHLKDAQGFVEKLFSRLQTCNERFEVKMMMLKVIARTVGLHRLILLNFYPFLQRYVQPHQKDITNLLAAAVQACHDMVPPDAVEPLFKQIVNQFVHDRSRPEAIAVGLNVIREICLRMPLLMTEDLLQDLVLYKKSHEKAVSAAARSLITLFREVCPSLLVKKDRGRPMDPKAKPKSYGEVNVLSNVPDIELLEQDDDIGGSEDDESGDEAVSISSDDGNEDNDDEESQYTANDGSEDEDVLDEEGDENDSVDEYESDIDDANEDDSDDEDKGDTEELETEEDDYTEEVSGSSKAGDSAGDGGNEDQKTKASKRKLSDFEGQLIAADTSLRALKRLAEAKTSHASSDSVDGILSDEHFQRIKKLKAKKEAKTALAQQGFKIPSSDQLSFKRVDPSKLEAHVRLRLSKEERLALVKAGREDRGQYQARTAIKQKKTGGLSNRQKDHKKYMPLAAKKAKAQRSRQEKNKKKSRSGKQFRGKKAWKQ, from the exons ATGGTTTCAATGGTCAGTGGCTCAGCGGAGCCTCTCTCTGCATCGGGTCGGAGCTCAGAGAAGCTGAGCCTCCCATCCCTCCAATCCAAAATGAAAACTGATCCGGAAGGCTATGAAACGGAGCTCCATCTCATCCGCAATCAATTCTATTCCGCTCTTGAGCTATTTCAACAGCAAGCGGCTCTGAATTTCTCCTCCATCAGTGGCGTCGGTGCTGACCCAACTGTGGCTAAGGACCTCAGTGACCGTGCCATGTTCTTGGCCCATGTCACGCCGTTCTATCCCAAGCAGCTCGCTGAGTTCCCTTCCGATCTCGCAGCGTTTCTGAAATCATCTGCAAGGACTCTTCCGTCAGGGCTTAGATTCCATGCCACTCAAGCCGTCATTCTCCTCGTTAACCGGAAG ACACTAGATGATAGGAATTTGAGGAAATTAGCATTTTCTCATGTTGTTCATAGCATTAGAAGAATGAACAAGAATCATAAGAATGAGGCCAAGAATCGCTCCCTTCAGAATATCTTGTTTGGCTTATTGCAG CAAGATGATGAAGCAAAAGCGAAAAGGTCTCTAATTACTTTATGTGAACTTCATCGAAGAAAGGTTTGGTTTGATGAAAGGACAGCAAATGCAATTTGTATGGCATGTTTTCATTCATCTTCTAG AATAATGATTGCTGTGCTCTCTTTTCTCCTTGATTATGAGAAGATTGAAAATGATGATGAGGATTCAGATGATTTAAGTAGTGAAGATGAAATGACACAAAATCCCCACGTTGTTATCAGCAAAGAGACAGTTTACAAG GCACACCATAAGGGTACAGCTGCTagcaagaagaaaaagaaagcgAAACTACAGCGTGCTATTCGTAGCATGAAAAGGCAGCAACGCCTGTCATCAGAAAGTAGCAATTGTAGTTATTATTCACCCCTTTATCATCTGAAAGATGCACAG GGATTTGTAGAAAAGCTTTTTTCTCGCCTTCAAACCTGCAATGAACGATTTGAG GTTaaaatgatgatgttgaaagtaattgCTAGAACAGTTGGCCTTCACCGTCTGATATTATTAAATTTCTACCCTTTTCTTCAAAGATATGTTCAG CCTCATCAGAAAGATATCACTAATTTACTTGCAGCAGCGGTTCAGGCCTGCCACGATATG GTTCCTCCTGATGCAGTTGAGCCATTGTTCAAACAAATAGTAAACCAATTTGTTCATGATCGTTCACGCCCAGAG GCCATTGCTGTTGGACTGAATGTGATAAGGGAAATATGCCTGCGCATGCCTTTG TTGATGACTGAAGATTTGCTACAAGATCTCGTATTGTATAAAAAGTCACATGAGAAGGCAGTTTCAGCTGCAGCTCGCTCGCTCATTACTTTGTTTAGAGAG GTTTGCCCATCACTGCTGGTTAAGAAGGACCGAGGCCGTCCAATGGACCCTAAGGCAAAACCAAAGTCATATGGAGAAGTCAATGTCCTTAGCAATGTCCCTGACATTGAACTATTGGAACAAGACGATGACATTGGTGGCAGTGAGGATGATGAAAGTGGAGATGAGGCTGTATCTATTAGTTCTGATGATGGCAATGAAGACAATGATGATGAAGAAAGCCAGTATACTGCAAATGATGGGAGTGAGGATGAAGATGTATTGGATGAAGAAGGTGATGAGAATGACAGTGTTGATGAATACGAGAGTGACATTGATGATGCCAATGAGGATGACAGTGATGATGAGGATAAGGGCGATACAGAGGAGTTGGAAACTGAAGAGGATGATTATACTGAAGAAGTTAGTGGTTCTTCTAAAGCAGGTGACAGTGCTGGAGATGGTGGAAATGAAGATCAAAAGACCAAGGCAAGTAAGAGAAAATTGTCTGATTTCGAGGGTCAACTTATTGCTGCTGATACAAGTCTTCGAGCTTTAAAAAGGTTGGCAGAGGCAAAGACGAGCCATGCTTCATCAGACTCAGTGGATGGTATTCTCTCTGATGAGCATTTCCAAAGGATCAAGAAACTAAAG GCTAAGAAGGAAGCAAAAACTGCTTTGGCTCAACAAGGGTTTAAGATTCCAAGTTCTGATCAACTAAGTTTCAAACGAGTAGATCCCTCAAAGCTTGAA GCCCATGTCCGACTCAGGCTTAGCAAGGAGGAAAGGCTAGCATTGGTAAAAGCAGGCAGGGAAGACAGAGGGCAGTACCAGGCTCGAACTGCCATCAAACAGAAAAAG ACTGGTGGTTTAAGCAACCGTCAGAAAGATCACAAGAAGTATATGCCGCTTGCTGCGA
- the LOC107931040 gene encoding protein SDA1 homolog isoform X1, whose amino-acid sequence MVSMVSGSAEPLSASGRSSEKLSLPSLQSKMKTDPEGYETELHLIRNQFYSALELFQQQAALNFSSISGVGADPTVAKDLSDRAMFLAHVTPFYPKQLAEFPSDLAAFLKSSARTLPSGLRFHATQAVILLVNRKIIDIKDTLSLFMELQTLDDRNLRKLAFSHVVHSIRRMNKNHKNEAKNRSLQNILFGLLQQDDEAKAKRSLITLCELHRRKVWFDERTANAICMACFHSSSRIMIAVLSFLLDYEKIENDDEDSDDLSSEDEMTQNPHVVISKETVYKAHHKGTAASKKKKKAKLQRAIRSMKRQQRLSSESSNCSYYSPLYHLKDAQGFVEKLFSRLQTCNERFEVKMMMLKVIARTVGLHRLILLNFYPFLQRYVQPHQKDITNLLAAAVQACHDMVPPDAVEPLFKQIVNQFVHDRSRPEAIAVGLNVIREICLRMPLLMTEDLLQDLVLYKKSHEKAVSAAARSLITLFREVCPSLLVKKDRGRPMDPKAKPKSYGEVNVLSNVPDIELLEQDDDIGGSEDDESGDEAVSISSDDGNEDNDDEESQYTANDGSEDEDVLDEEGDENDSVDEYESDIDDANEDDSDDEDKGDTEELETEEDDYTEEVSGSSKAGDSAGDGGNEDQKTKASKRKLSDFEGQLIAADTSLRALKRLAEAKTSHASSDSVDGILSDEHFQRIKKLKAKKEAKTALAQQGFKIPSSDQLSFKRVDPSKLEAHVRLRLSKEERLALVKAGREDRGQYQARTAIKQKKTGGLSNRQKDHKKYMPLAAKKAKAQRSRQEKNKKKSRSGKQFRGKKAWKQ is encoded by the exons ATGGTTTCAATGGTCAGTGGCTCAGCGGAGCCTCTCTCTGCATCGGGTCGGAGCTCAGAGAAGCTGAGCCTCCCATCCCTCCAATCCAAAATGAAAACTGATCCGGAAGGCTATGAAACGGAGCTCCATCTCATCCGCAATCAATTCTATTCCGCTCTTGAGCTATTTCAACAGCAAGCGGCTCTGAATTTCTCCTCCATCAGTGGCGTCGGTGCTGACCCAACTGTGGCTAAGGACCTCAGTGACCGTGCCATGTTCTTGGCCCATGTCACGCCGTTCTATCCCAAGCAGCTCGCTGAGTTCCCTTCCGATCTCGCAGCGTTTCTGAAATCATCTGCAAGGACTCTTCCGTCAGGGCTTAGATTCCATGCCACTCAAGCCGTCATTCTCCTCGTTAACCGGAAG ATTATTGATATAAAGGACACTTTATCGTTGTTCATGGAATTGCAGACACTAGATGATAGGAATTTGAGGAAATTAGCATTTTCTCATGTTGTTCATAGCATTAGAAGAATGAACAAGAATCATAAGAATGAGGCCAAGAATCGCTCCCTTCAGAATATCTTGTTTGGCTTATTGCAG CAAGATGATGAAGCAAAAGCGAAAAGGTCTCTAATTACTTTATGTGAACTTCATCGAAGAAAGGTTTGGTTTGATGAAAGGACAGCAAATGCAATTTGTATGGCATGTTTTCATTCATCTTCTAG AATAATGATTGCTGTGCTCTCTTTTCTCCTTGATTATGAGAAGATTGAAAATGATGATGAGGATTCAGATGATTTAAGTAGTGAAGATGAAATGACACAAAATCCCCACGTTGTTATCAGCAAAGAGACAGTTTACAAG GCACACCATAAGGGTACAGCTGCTagcaagaagaaaaagaaagcgAAACTACAGCGTGCTATTCGTAGCATGAAAAGGCAGCAACGCCTGTCATCAGAAAGTAGCAATTGTAGTTATTATTCACCCCTTTATCATCTGAAAGATGCACAG GGATTTGTAGAAAAGCTTTTTTCTCGCCTTCAAACCTGCAATGAACGATTTGAG GTTaaaatgatgatgttgaaagtaattgCTAGAACAGTTGGCCTTCACCGTCTGATATTATTAAATTTCTACCCTTTTCTTCAAAGATATGTTCAG CCTCATCAGAAAGATATCACTAATTTACTTGCAGCAGCGGTTCAGGCCTGCCACGATATG GTTCCTCCTGATGCAGTTGAGCCATTGTTCAAACAAATAGTAAACCAATTTGTTCATGATCGTTCACGCCCAGAG GCCATTGCTGTTGGACTGAATGTGATAAGGGAAATATGCCTGCGCATGCCTTTG TTGATGACTGAAGATTTGCTACAAGATCTCGTATTGTATAAAAAGTCACATGAGAAGGCAGTTTCAGCTGCAGCTCGCTCGCTCATTACTTTGTTTAGAGAG GTTTGCCCATCACTGCTGGTTAAGAAGGACCGAGGCCGTCCAATGGACCCTAAGGCAAAACCAAAGTCATATGGAGAAGTCAATGTCCTTAGCAATGTCCCTGACATTGAACTATTGGAACAAGACGATGACATTGGTGGCAGTGAGGATGATGAAAGTGGAGATGAGGCTGTATCTATTAGTTCTGATGATGGCAATGAAGACAATGATGATGAAGAAAGCCAGTATACTGCAAATGATGGGAGTGAGGATGAAGATGTATTGGATGAAGAAGGTGATGAGAATGACAGTGTTGATGAATACGAGAGTGACATTGATGATGCCAATGAGGATGACAGTGATGATGAGGATAAGGGCGATACAGAGGAGTTGGAAACTGAAGAGGATGATTATACTGAAGAAGTTAGTGGTTCTTCTAAAGCAGGTGACAGTGCTGGAGATGGTGGAAATGAAGATCAAAAGACCAAGGCAAGTAAGAGAAAATTGTCTGATTTCGAGGGTCAACTTATTGCTGCTGATACAAGTCTTCGAGCTTTAAAAAGGTTGGCAGAGGCAAAGACGAGCCATGCTTCATCAGACTCAGTGGATGGTATTCTCTCTGATGAGCATTTCCAAAGGATCAAGAAACTAAAG GCTAAGAAGGAAGCAAAAACTGCTTTGGCTCAACAAGGGTTTAAGATTCCAAGTTCTGATCAACTAAGTTTCAAACGAGTAGATCCCTCAAAGCTTGAA GCCCATGTCCGACTCAGGCTTAGCAAGGAGGAAAGGCTAGCATTGGTAAAAGCAGGCAGGGAAGACAGAGGGCAGTACCAGGCTCGAACTGCCATCAAACAGAAAAAG ACTGGTGGTTTAAGCAACCGTCAGAAAGATCACAAGAAGTATATGCCGCTTGCTGCGA